Proteins encoded within one genomic window of Legionella sp. PC997:
- a CDS encoding Lpg1974 family pore-forming outer membrane protein, with protein MKNIATFILCTLGVGIAQAGTMGPVCSPDNVTVPCPCNAWDVGISALYLQPNTNSALLNPILNPISNASHTVDSSWDWGFLLEGSYHFNTGNDLNVNWLHFNPDNSDYFSFFSGDEFNPVTTFTDLKFDTKFDAVNLEFAQTSHFGKKKTIRFYAGGQYVNARITRSDNQFEKLPSDPTPHLIQRSVAYTKFQGAGPRVGVDMSRDMKYGFALFAQSAMTLLTGQGKASLSGANLSGIAFPFSAQAKQTRLVPELEAKLGASYQFAVGNGQLSLMGGWMWQHYLHMFLLPPGGNSNPATTVTQHDFSLDGPFIKGKWVSGC; from the coding sequence ATGAAGAACATAGCCACTTTTATACTTTGTACTCTGGGTGTTGGAATAGCTCAAGCAGGGACAATGGGTCCTGTATGCAGTCCTGATAATGTAACGGTTCCTTGTCCATGCAATGCTTGGGATGTGGGTATTAGCGCTTTATATTTACAACCCAACACCAATTCCGCACTACTTAATCCAATTTTAAATCCAATCAGCAACGCCTCGCATACCGTTGATTCTTCTTGGGACTGGGGTTTTTTACTGGAAGGAAGCTACCATTTTAATACAGGAAATGATCTCAATGTTAATTGGCTGCATTTCAATCCGGATAACTCTGATTATTTTTCATTTTTTTCTGGAGATGAATTTAATCCAGTTACTACCTTCACCGATTTAAAATTCGATACTAAGTTTGATGCCGTTAATTTAGAATTTGCACAAACCAGTCATTTCGGCAAAAAGAAAACCATCCGTTTTTATGCTGGTGGACAATACGTCAATGCCCGGATCACACGTTCAGACAATCAGTTTGAAAAACTACCCTCTGACCCTACGCCACATCTAATACAAAGATCCGTCGCCTACACTAAATTCCAAGGTGCCGGTCCTCGGGTAGGAGTAGATATGTCTCGGGATATGAAATATGGTTTCGCATTATTTGCTCAAAGTGCTATGACCCTGTTAACTGGACAAGGTAAAGCCAGCTTATCTGGAGCAAACTTAAGCGGTATTGCCTTTCCCTTTAGCGCTCAGGCTAAACAAACTCGGCTTGTTCCCGAGCTGGAAGCTAAATTAGGTGCCAGCTATCAATTTGCAGTAGGAAATGGACAGCTTAGCTTAATGGGCGGTTGGATGTGGCAGCATTATTTACATATGTTTCTTCTACCTCCTGGCGGAAACAGTAACCCTGCAACCACCGTAACCCAGCATGATTTCTCCTTAGATGGTCCTTTTATCAAAGGAAAATGGGTTTCAGGATGTTAA
- a CDS encoding DUF4381 domain-containing protein, which yields MVNNDPLAQLKDIHLPPPIGWWPMAPGWYILIGLSLFLAMILAYVIYKKHLNALAKKQALLLLNNYQHQYDQEQNGAVASAHISELLRRVALVYYPREQVASLHGEEWLKFLNETSKDVDFYLVKDLLLDAPFKTQEIMDLKPLFNAAQLWIKQRGVPCSN from the coding sequence GTGGTTAATAACGATCCTCTGGCGCAATTAAAAGATATTCATCTCCCTCCTCCAATAGGTTGGTGGCCTATGGCTCCTGGGTGGTATATTTTGATTGGGTTAAGCTTATTTTTAGCAATGATCCTCGCTTACGTTATATATAAAAAACATCTTAATGCTCTCGCTAAAAAACAAGCTTTGCTTTTATTAAATAACTATCAGCATCAATATGATCAGGAACAAAATGGAGCCGTGGCCAGTGCCCATATTTCAGAATTACTACGCCGCGTCGCCCTGGTCTATTATCCAAGAGAACAAGTAGCTAGTTTACATGGAGAAGAATGGCTTAAATTTTTAAATGAAACGAGCAAAGATGTTGATTTCTATTTGGTAAAGGATTTACTCCTTGATGCTCCTTTTAAAACACAAGAAATTATGGATCTTAAACCATTATTCAATGCAGCACAGCTTTGGATTAAACAAAGGGGAGTGCCATGTTCGAATTAG
- a CDS encoding tetratricopeptide repeat protein, with protein MIRFFIFLFISFLSYATHAFSWQDLWSTPDQQGRELMKKNQFKQAKETFTRSDWTAAAAYRAGDYQKAAELYQDLNNEQGYYNQGNALAHMGQYEEAIKAYDKALAINAANQDAIYNKKLLEDLLKKDKEKKQNQDQQNKDQQNKDQQNKDQQNQDQQNKDQQNKDQQNKDQQNKDQQNKEQQNKEQQNKDQQNKEQQNKDQQNKDQQNKEQQNKEQQNKEQQNKEQQNKDQQNKDQQNKEQQNKEQQNKEQQNKEQQNKEQQNSEAQSETEREKQQAKEQWLRLIPDDPGGLMREKFLRDHLRRERGWYQ; from the coding sequence ATGATCCGTTTCTTTATTTTTTTATTCATTTCATTTTTGTCATATGCTACCCATGCCTTTAGTTGGCAAGACTTATGGTCCACACCGGATCAACAAGGTCGAGAGTTGATGAAAAAAAATCAATTTAAACAAGCTAAGGAAACATTTACACGCAGCGATTGGACCGCGGCTGCAGCCTATCGTGCAGGCGATTATCAAAAAGCAGCCGAGCTGTATCAAGATTTAAACAATGAACAAGGATATTATAATCAAGGCAACGCTTTGGCCCATATGGGACAATATGAAGAAGCAATAAAAGCCTATGATAAGGCGTTAGCAATCAATGCAGCAAATCAAGATGCCATTTATAATAAAAAGTTGCTTGAAGACCTTTTGAAAAAAGATAAAGAAAAAAAACAAAATCAAGATCAACAAAACAAAGATCAGCAAAATAAAGATCAACAGAATAAAGATCAACAAAACCAAGATCAACAAAATAAAGATCAACAAAACAAAGATCAGCAAAACAAAGATCAACAAAACAAAGATCAACAAAACAAAGAGCAGCAAAACAAAGAGCAACAAAATAAAGATCAACAAAACAAAGAGCAGCAAAACAAAGATCAGCAAAACAAAGATCAACAAAACAAAGAGCAGCAAAACAAAGAGCAGCAAAACAAAGAGCAACAAAACAAAGAGCAACAAAACAAAGATCAACAAAACAAAGATCAACAAAACAAAGAGCAGCAAAACAAAGAGCAGCAAAACAAAGAGCAGCAAAACAAAGAGCAGCAAAACAAAGAGCAACAAAATAGTGAAGCACAATCTGAAACAGAACGAGAAAAACAACAAGCTAAAGAACAATGGTTGCGTTTGATTCCTGATGATCCTGGCGGATTGATGCGAGAAAAATTTTTACGTGACCATTTAAGAAGAGAACGCGGGTGGTATCAATGA
- a CDS encoding tRNA-dihydrouridine synthase, with the protein MHAFINSSWKIGSLTLSNRLIQGPLAGYSCAPFRTLFNHYQAPAYCVAEMSSATDILFKHKAISRYIYRAPQEEILAYQIAGTEPSILAQAGQYLQLNGANIIDINCGCPKPKIRKKGAGSALLEDPEHLVRIIKKVRAAITVPLTIKIRIQGDVKDVLLAKKIEEAGADALIVHGRRWVDDYDVASDLHQIAIIKQSIAIPVIANGDINNIHSLHRAIELSNCDAYMISRAGSGKPWLYQELLKQQIIPISLGEKISLFMTHLQGLAALEDEYKAVLQSKSLVRYYFGKLFDESAINRFYKLDSLDRIYSFLQSWV; encoded by the coding sequence ATGCACGCTTTTATTAACAGTTCCTGGAAAATAGGCTCTCTGACATTATCCAATCGATTAATCCAAGGCCCTTTAGCGGGTTATAGCTGTGCACCATTTCGAACATTGTTTAATCATTATCAGGCCCCAGCGTATTGTGTGGCTGAGATGAGTTCTGCAACGGATATTCTTTTTAAACATAAAGCTATTTCACGTTATATTTATCGGGCTCCACAAGAAGAGATTCTTGCATATCAAATTGCAGGCACTGAACCTTCTATATTGGCGCAGGCAGGACAATACCTCCAACTAAATGGTGCGAATATTATCGACATCAATTGTGGTTGTCCAAAACCTAAAATTCGTAAAAAAGGTGCGGGAAGTGCTTTACTCGAAGATCCGGAACACTTAGTGCGTATTATCAAAAAAGTTCGTGCCGCGATTACTGTTCCCTTAACTATAAAAATCCGCATTCAAGGGGATGTAAAAGATGTTCTGCTGGCAAAAAAAATTGAAGAAGCGGGAGCGGATGCTCTAATCGTACACGGTAGGCGTTGGGTGGATGATTATGATGTAGCATCTGATTTACACCAAATCGCAATAATAAAACAAAGCATCGCTATTCCGGTCATTGCTAATGGAGATATTAATAATATCCATAGTTTGCATAGGGCAATAGAATTAAGTAATTGCGATGCTTATATGATCTCGCGTGCTGGCAGTGGTAAACCCTGGCTTTATCAAGAGTTATTAAAACAGCAAATTATTCCTATCAGTTTAGGGGAAAAGATCAGTTTGTTTATGACGCACTTACAGGGATTGGCAGCACTGGAAGATGAGTATAAGGCTGTTCTACAAAGTAAGTCCCTAGTGCGTTATTATTTTGGCAAATTATTTGATGAATCCGCCATAAATCGTTTTTATAAATTGGATTCTTTGGATAGGATTTATAGCTTTTTGCAATCTTGGGTATAA
- a CDS encoding DUF58 domain-containing protein yields the protein MANGVIAELNELIGLRRYVQSMHYRPEGKAIQSGNHLSKLRGRGMDFAEVRNYQAGDEIRHMEWRVTARTGKPHIKIYQEERERPVVILADFNPSMIFGTRIAFKSVIAARLAALLAWTVIKEGDRVGGVFFSATDHSEFTPRSRDMGVLPLLASLSQYTDQTEEQREAQPRQLSDALVRLHRVVRPGSILVLISDFYSMDRECEKHLNRLRYHNDILAYHICDQVELSPPKPQQYAITNGRQELILDTSLRSVSTAYEQYCQQRIEHLQTQLRRLHIQYVQVTSDIDLAPLVRQTFPRRSRG from the coding sequence ATGGCTAATGGCGTTATTGCAGAATTAAATGAATTAATTGGCTTAAGACGATATGTCCAATCCATGCATTATCGACCTGAAGGTAAAGCGATACAATCAGGAAATCATTTATCCAAATTACGTGGCCGCGGCATGGATTTCGCCGAAGTAAGAAACTATCAGGCAGGCGATGAAATACGTCATATGGAATGGCGCGTTACTGCACGCACGGGTAAACCTCACATTAAAATTTATCAGGAAGAACGAGAAAGACCGGTGGTGATTCTCGCGGATTTTAATCCTTCTATGATTTTTGGTACGCGCATCGCATTTAAATCCGTTATTGCTGCCCGACTGGCAGCACTTCTTGCTTGGACCGTCATCAAAGAAGGCGATAGAGTAGGAGGCGTATTTTTCTCAGCTACAGATCACAGTGAGTTTACTCCTCGCAGTAGGGATATGGGCGTACTGCCCTTATTAGCATCCCTAAGTCAATATACCGATCAGACAGAAGAACAACGTGAAGCCCAACCCAGACAGCTTAGCGATGCATTGGTTCGCTTACATCGGGTGGTGAGACCGGGTAGTATCCTGGTTTTGATCAGTGATTTCTATTCTATGGACCGTGAGTGCGAAAAACATCTAAATCGATTACGTTACCATAATGACATCCTGGCCTATCATATTTGTGACCAAGTTGAGCTTTCTCCACCCAAACCCCAGCAATATGCCATAACCAATGGGCGACAAGAGCTCATCCTTGATACGAGCTTGCGCTCGGTGAGTACCGCATATGAACAGTATTGTCAGCAACGTATAGAGCACTTGCAAACTCAATTGCGACGCTTACATATTCAGTATGTACAGGTTACATCCGATATTGATTTAGCTCCCCTCGTACGGCAAACATTTCCCAGGAGGTCCCGTGGTTAA
- a CDS encoding VWA domain-containing protein, with protein sequence MFELANPWVLILIPLPLIFWFLMPRAKVQLPTALKVPFFADMVRIADLEKRSVSAQYLLLTPAIIWLLLVVALAGPRWIGPPKPISREGFNIMMALDLSGSMEIPDMLLRGRPVSRLSVVKSAAEQFVQDRTGDKIGLILFGTRAYLQTPLTYDRHTILLRLEDATAGLAGKTTSIGDAVGLAVKRFNNVPKKGRILILLTDGANNSGVLAPLKAAELAKEEGIKIYTIGLGSEADSRAIIGDFMMQNASADLDEETLKKMADMTDGRYFRATDTETLNSIYKTINQLETINQEQATVRPQKEYYPWFVGLALLLCFSWLLRTADLSLSIRATMTDREALKS encoded by the coding sequence ATGTTCGAATTAGCTAACCCTTGGGTTTTAATCCTCATACCTTTACCTTTGATCTTCTGGTTTTTAATGCCAAGAGCCAAAGTACAATTGCCTACGGCATTGAAGGTACCTTTCTTTGCTGACATGGTTCGCATTGCAGATCTAGAAAAACGTTCTGTTTCGGCTCAATATTTATTGCTCACCCCCGCGATAATATGGTTATTATTGGTGGTTGCTTTAGCAGGTCCTCGCTGGATTGGTCCTCCCAAACCTATCTCACGTGAGGGTTTTAACATTATGATGGCTTTAGATTTGTCTGGAAGTATGGAAATTCCCGATATGCTCTTACGCGGACGTCCAGTGAGCCGTTTAAGTGTTGTAAAAAGTGCTGCTGAACAATTTGTACAAGACCGTACGGGTGATAAAATTGGTTTAATCCTCTTTGGGACCCGAGCTTATTTACAAACACCTCTTACTTATGATCGACATACCATTCTCTTACGGCTCGAAGATGCTACTGCAGGGCTTGCAGGTAAAACAACATCTATTGGTGACGCCGTGGGTCTTGCTGTAAAACGGTTCAATAATGTTCCCAAAAAGGGAAGGATCCTTATTTTATTGACGGACGGAGCAAACAATTCTGGTGTACTTGCTCCGTTAAAAGCGGCTGAATTGGCTAAAGAAGAGGGCATCAAAATCTATACAATAGGCTTAGGGTCTGAAGCAGATTCAAGAGCCATTATCGGTGACTTTATGATGCAAAATGCCTCCGCAGATCTCGATGAAGAAACCTTAAAAAAAATGGCCGACATGACTGATGGCCGGTATTTTCGTGCTACCGATACGGAAACATTAAATTCAATTTATAAAACAATTAATCAGTTGGAAACTATCAATCAGGAACAAGCCACAGTTCGTCCCCAAAAAGAATATTATCCTTGGTTTGTCGGCCTCGCGTTATTACTTTGTTTCTCTTGGCTACTGAGAACAGCAGATTTGAGCTTAAGCATACGAGCTACAATGACCGATCGGGAGGCTTTAAAGTCATGA
- a CDS encoding pteridine reductase has product MNPTNKQEVKVALITGGARRTGAAIVKKLHSAGYKVLIHCHESLTEAHALAAGLNEQRPYSAYVLQRELNEPGAAEEIMSTVQDWAGRLDLLVNNASVFLRTEFTAFSEIDWHALFNIHVKAPFLLSLAARPLLAKESGAIINVSDTHAEKPLKGYSVYCQSKAALEMQTKSLAREFAPEIRVNAVAPGAIIWPEHSNTLTQETQEKIIAKIPLKKQGNPEYIAQAILALAENPYITGQILKVDGGRSLLG; this is encoded by the coding sequence TTGAATCCGACAAACAAACAAGAAGTGAAAGTTGCTTTAATCACTGGTGGAGCGCGCCGAACCGGTGCAGCGATAGTCAAAAAACTTCATTCAGCAGGGTATAAAGTTCTAATCCATTGCCATGAATCATTAACAGAGGCTCATGCCTTAGCAGCGGGTTTAAATGAACAACGTCCCTATAGTGCGTATGTTTTACAAAGGGAATTAAATGAACCCGGCGCAGCAGAAGAAATAATGAGTACTGTTCAAGATTGGGCTGGACGTTTGGATTTATTAGTTAACAATGCTTCAGTATTCCTCCGCACTGAATTTACAGCCTTTTCTGAAATAGATTGGCACGCTCTTTTTAACATTCATGTTAAGGCTCCTTTTTTACTTAGTCTCGCAGCCCGTCCTTTATTGGCAAAAGAATCTGGAGCCATTATCAATGTAAGCGACACTCACGCAGAAAAACCATTAAAAGGATATTCTGTATATTGCCAGAGTAAAGCCGCTTTGGAAATGCAGACAAAAAGCTTGGCACGTGAATTTGCGCCTGAAATTAGGGTCAATGCCGTTGCGCCAGGGGCTATTATTTGGCCTGAGCATTCCAATACCTTAACTCAAGAAACACAAGAAAAAATTATTGCGAAAATTCCGTTAAAAAAACAAGGGAATCCTGAATATATTGCCCAAGCAATTTTAGCCTTAGCCGAAAATCCCTACATCACCGGACAAATACTCAAGGTGGATGGGGGGAGAAGCTTGCTTGGATAA
- a CDS encoding O-antigen ligase family protein: protein MKYRVPLALLSQENNVHKSVGVLFFLLITAAFLFKGTSDYSILIISYGVIVTSTLSYCWSLKSIQYTQLTFLLGIWLVWTTLPPLVGLVPRTALFGIFQCSMWIFGFILFNRDSLADWLWKNLLKLLWILGLICAGYALIQLFAKNAMPVGIFASKNTAAAFLMMIDLLLIGNFFTLEIRQFKSSDTIKKIIILTSIYIITLALLAALSRGVILCFICFATLEIVLCRQDLKLRSMYQLSGILVLALATLCLFAQSAIQHRLDLLAHEKSRLIIWNGAWQLWQKTPWYGLGIFNFKQYYPAFSLPGDGSNLEYAHNDFLQLLVETGIPGIVILLGIIMTVLIYLKHYLNHPSKNSVTHIQGIACFSALGALVCHSFIDFNFYVFPMNLLMGCCLGYLHYFLRKEGGVKVYSFSLKNIWILRSGVIVFLLVISSYFFRFLILEHYIKNTEAAIQAKHFNEAIASSNHALNLFPFVEIQSLKIDASLQLIQQATSVQERHSWIKKTEFAIKQAIAMNPYFARPYFQMGLLQSLERDDVQKAKAYFSKAIKNDPHFCLARLTFARFLIEKHELDLAQEVLETGLQYPISPEYIELYLNYLAKLRFANGNQEGAQKAAQRLEHLKLYNQDYSDLI, encoded by the coding sequence ATGAAATACAGGGTGCCACTGGCTTTGTTGAGTCAAGAAAACAATGTTCACAAGTCGGTAGGCGTCCTGTTTTTTTTGTTGATCACTGCAGCGTTTCTGTTTAAAGGCACCAGTGACTATTCCATTTTAATAATCAGTTATGGTGTTATTGTTACTTCTACACTTAGCTATTGTTGGTCTCTAAAGTCAATTCAATATACCCAATTAACTTTTTTACTGGGAATTTGGCTGGTTTGGACAACTCTACCTCCATTAGTAGGCCTGGTTCCACGCACTGCCCTTTTTGGTATCTTTCAGTGCTCCATGTGGATATTTGGTTTTATTTTATTTAATAGAGATTCTCTAGCGGATTGGTTATGGAAGAATTTACTCAAGCTGCTTTGGATATTAGGTCTTATTTGTGCAGGTTACGCTCTAATTCAATTATTCGCAAAAAATGCAATGCCTGTTGGTATTTTTGCGAGCAAGAATACCGCTGCCGCTTTTTTAATGATGATTGATCTCTTATTAATAGGTAATTTTTTTACTCTAGAAATAAGGCAATTTAAATCATCAGACACCATAAAAAAAATCATTATCCTAACCAGTATTTATATCATCACCCTAGCCTTATTGGCTGCTTTAAGCCGTGGTGTTATCTTATGTTTTATTTGCTTTGCAACCCTAGAAATCGTTTTATGCCGTCAGGATCTAAAACTTAGAAGTATGTATCAATTATCAGGGATTTTAGTTTTGGCATTGGCCACCTTATGCCTCTTTGCTCAATCCGCAATACAACATCGTCTTGACTTACTCGCTCATGAGAAATCCCGGCTTATTATCTGGAACGGTGCTTGGCAATTATGGCAAAAAACTCCATGGTATGGTTTAGGAATTTTTAATTTTAAACAGTATTATCCTGCCTTCAGCTTGCCCGGTGATGGTTCTAATCTCGAATATGCTCACAATGATTTTTTACAATTACTTGTTGAAACTGGAATTCCAGGAATTGTTATTCTGCTGGGAATTATCATGACGGTGCTTATCTATTTAAAACACTATTTAAACCACCCGAGTAAAAACTCTGTTACCCATATCCAAGGCATAGCCTGCTTTAGTGCATTAGGGGCTTTAGTATGTCATAGCTTTATTGATTTTAATTTTTATGTATTTCCTATGAACCTCCTCATGGGATGCTGCTTAGGGTATTTGCATTATTTTCTTAGGAAGGAAGGTGGAGTTAAAGTTTATTCATTCTCACTTAAAAATATTTGGATCCTGCGTAGTGGAGTCATTGTATTTCTATTAGTGATCAGCTCTTATTTTTTTCGTTTTTTAATTCTCGAACATTATATCAAGAATACTGAAGCAGCAATTCAAGCCAAACATTTTAACGAAGCGATTGCGTCTAGTAATCATGCGCTAAACTTATTTCCTTTTGTTGAAATTCAAAGCCTTAAAATTGACGCAAGTTTACAACTAATCCAACAAGCAACCTCAGTTCAAGAACGTCATTCTTGGATAAAAAAAACTGAATTTGCGATTAAACAAGCAATTGCAATGAACCCCTACTTTGCACGTCCTTATTTTCAAATGGGATTGTTACAAAGTTTAGAGCGTGATGATGTTCAAAAAGCAAAAGCCTATTTTAGTAAGGCTATAAAAAATGATCCTCATTTTTGTTTAGCGCGACTTACTTTTGCTCGATTTTTAATAGAGAAACATGAATTAGACCTTGCTCAAGAGGTTTTGGAAACTGGCCTTCAATATCCCATTTCTCCAGAATATATTGAGCTTTATTTAAATTATCTTGCCAAGCTTCGTTTTGCTAATGGAAATCAGGAAGGAGCGCAAAAAGCGGCTCAGCGGTTGGAGCATCTTAAGCTTTATAATCAAGATTACAGTGATTTAATTTAA
- a CDS encoding MoxR family ATPase, whose translation MEQVEDSKSGNAVQRQILQLSNHLNSQILGQNGLISRLLIALLADGHLLVEGAPGLAKTRAVKALSDGVEGNFHRIQFTPDLLPGDLTGTDVYHPQNGSFVFQPGPIFHHLLLADEINRAPAKVQSALLEAMAERQVTIGGKTYPLPELFLVMATQNPIEQEGTYPLPEAQLDRFLMYVKISYPDAKIEHDILALSRKEALGAVMATKPVTTEKLSQKTLFEARKQVLNVHTSEALENYLVQLVVATRNPGVYSEELGRWLRFGASPRATIALDRCSKAHAWLCGRDYVTPDDIHVIAHDVLRHRILLSFEAEAEGINSDDFIDSLLRLVAVP comes from the coding sequence ATGGAGCAAGTAGAAGACAGTAAGAGTGGAAATGCTGTACAACGTCAAATACTACAGTTAAGTAATCACTTAAATTCGCAAATTTTAGGCCAGAATGGATTAATTTCACGTTTGCTCATTGCCTTACTTGCAGATGGCCATTTATTAGTTGAAGGAGCTCCAGGATTAGCAAAAACCCGCGCAGTTAAAGCACTTTCTGATGGTGTGGAAGGAAATTTTCATCGTATCCAGTTTACACCCGATTTATTGCCCGGAGATTTAACTGGTACCGACGTATACCATCCACAAAATGGTTCTTTTGTGTTTCAACCTGGCCCTATATTCCATCATTTGCTTTTGGCCGATGAAATCAACCGTGCCCCAGCTAAGGTTCAATCCGCACTCCTTGAAGCAATGGCAGAACGCCAAGTTACTATAGGAGGTAAAACTTATCCTTTGCCGGAGTTATTTCTAGTCATGGCAACACAAAATCCAATTGAGCAGGAAGGAACTTATCCTTTACCGGAAGCACAACTGGACCGGTTTTTAATGTATGTAAAAATTAGTTATCCTGATGCCAAAATAGAGCATGATATTTTAGCTCTCTCTCGCAAAGAAGCTTTAGGGGCTGTTATGGCCACTAAACCCGTTACCACTGAAAAGCTATCACAAAAAACATTATTTGAAGCGCGTAAACAGGTACTGAATGTTCATACCAGCGAAGCATTAGAAAATTATCTAGTCCAATTAGTAGTTGCAACTCGTAATCCTGGCGTATACAGCGAAGAACTGGGTCGTTGGTTACGTTTTGGTGCAAGTCCCCGAGCTACGATTGCTTTAGATCGTTGTTCGAAAGCTCATGCCTGGCTTTGTGGGAGAGATTATGTTACTCCAGATGATATTCACGTGATTGCCCATGATGTATTAAGGCATCGCATCCTATTAAGCTTTGAAGCTGAAGCAGAAGGAATTAATAGCGACGATTTTATTGACTCCTTATTACGTTTAGTCGCTGTTCCTTAA
- a CDS encoding VWA domain-containing protein yields the protein MIATFHFLRPWWLLMILPLLGLIWILWRQKPKLHAWSEVCDQHLLSHLLQKTGKGQRMGSMLCLFLSILFMIFSIAGPAWYRLPAATYKPIQPRVLVLDMSDNMMANDLTPNRLSRAKFKLHDLFAHKDVGQFGLVVFTSEPFVVSPLTDDGHTISSLLSSLTPDILPVTGQNLDSALNEASKLIKQAGYNQGQILVLTADAPSGASIALAGKLAESGIYSSIMPVKADKNLNPLFQQFADAGSGQLVKYASDSSDLDQWLKSSNTNEFALSEEKDVPLWRDEGRWFLIPAMLLLLPVFRRGWIQRVAI from the coding sequence ATGATTGCAACGTTTCATTTTTTAAGACCTTGGTGGCTGTTAATGATTTTACCTCTGCTGGGATTGATTTGGATTTTATGGCGGCAAAAACCAAAACTCCATGCTTGGTCGGAAGTATGCGATCAACATTTGTTGAGTCATCTTCTGCAAAAAACAGGAAAAGGACAACGTATGGGTTCCATGCTCTGTTTGTTTTTAAGTATTTTGTTTATGATTTTTAGTATTGCCGGTCCTGCTTGGTATAGATTGCCGGCAGCAACCTATAAACCAATACAGCCAAGAGTCCTGGTTTTAGATATGTCTGATAATATGATGGCTAATGACTTAACACCTAATCGTCTAAGTCGTGCTAAATTTAAATTGCATGATTTATTTGCCCACAAAGATGTAGGTCAATTTGGGCTTGTGGTCTTTACCAGTGAACCCTTTGTTGTCTCTCCGCTGACTGATGATGGGCATACTATTTCATCCTTACTTTCTTCATTAACTCCAGATATTTTGCCAGTAACTGGACAAAACCTTGATAGCGCCTTGAATGAAGCCAGTAAGCTCATCAAACAAGCGGGTTACAACCAAGGACAAATTTTGGTGTTAACAGCAGATGCACCTTCCGGTGCCTCAATAGCCTTAGCCGGAAAATTAGCTGAATCAGGAATTTATTCATCTATTATGCCCGTCAAAGCGGATAAGAATTTAAACCCACTTTTTCAGCAATTTGCCGATGCAGGTAGTGGACAACTAGTCAAATATGCGTCCGATTCAAGCGATTTGGATCAATGGCTGAAATCCAGTAATACTAATGAGTTTGCTCTTAGTGAAGAAAAAGATGTTCCTCTTTGGCGTGATGAAGGGCGTTGGTTTTTAATACCAGCGATGCTGTTACTCTTGCCTGTGTTTCGACGTGGTTGGATACAGAGGGTAGCTATATGA